Proteins from a genomic interval of bacterium:
- a CDS encoding ABC transporter ATP-binding protein — translation MLKAENISKSYREGAGSKLKVLEDLSIELFAGQVVSITGESGVGKSTLLHVLGFLDTPDLGTILFNKLDISKLTDSQLSRIRNSEIGFIFQFHYLLPEFDARENISLPALLAGTNRTSAEKSADEILSEIGLSNRANHFPNELSGGEQQRIALARALINKPKLILADEPTGNLDSKNEEHLVELLIKLSRNIGTAVVLATHNRELAKMADHSYLLKDKKLFLNR, via the coding sequence ATTTTAAAAGCGGAAAATATCAGTAAAAGCTATCGCGAAGGCGCTGGCTCGAAGCTCAAGGTTCTCGAAGACCTTTCGATCGAGCTTTTCGCCGGTCAAGTAGTATCGATAACCGGTGAATCCGGCGTCGGTAAATCAACGCTTTTACATGTCTTGGGATTTCTAGATACACCTGATTTGGGCACCATCCTATTCAATAAGCTCGATATCTCGAAACTCACCGATAGTCAACTATCCAGAATCAGGAACTCAGAAATTGGTTTTATTTTCCAATTTCACTACCTTCTTCCGGAATTTGATGCCCGCGAAAACATCTCATTACCGGCGCTCCTAGCAGGAACAAACCGCACCTCAGCGGAAAAAAGCGCCGATGAAATCTTATCCGAAATTGGATTATCTAACCGAGCCAACCATTTCCCAAATGAACTTTCCGGTGGAGAACAACAAAGAATTGCCCTTGCGCGAGCGCTCATTAACAAGCCAAAGCTAATTCTTGCGGATGAACCCACCGGCAATCTAGACTCAAAAAATGAGGAACATCTGGTAGAATTATTGATTAAATTATCAAGAAACATTGGCACCGCCGTCGTTTTAGCCACTCACAATAGAGAACTTGCAAAAATGGCCGATCATTCGTATTTATTAAAAGATAAAAAATTATTTTTAAATCGATAA
- a CDS encoding nucleotidyltransferase family protein yields MRKGKMVKKIDKIIDSIVPILARNNARRAALFGSVISDNFDEQSDVDILVELDDSLSLLDYIGIIIELEDKLGRKVDLVEYDTIKPALKDEIERSALRIL; encoded by the coding sequence ATGAGGAAAGGCAAAATGGTAAAAAAGATCGATAAAATAATCGACTCGATCGTGCCGATTCTCGCGAGGAATAACGCCCGCCGCGCCGCCCTTTTCGGCTCGGTTATCTCCGACAATTTCGACGAACAAAGCGATGTCGATATCCTCGTCGAGCTCGACGATTCCCTGAGCCTTCTCGATTATATCGGAATAATAATCGAGCTGGAAGACAAGCTCGGACGCAAGGTCGATCTTGTCGAATACGACACAATTAAACCCGCTCTGAAAGACGAAATCGAACGAAGCGCGTTGAGGATATTATGA
- a CDS encoding type II toxin-antitoxin system HicB family antitoxin, with the protein MEYAIALKKTDDGYSVWVPGLPGCWSQGKTREEAVFNIKDAIALYIEVARELAGSEAEMIEVAIA; encoded by the coding sequence ATGGAATATGCAATAGCACTGAAAAAGACAGATGATGGTTATTCTGTTTGGGTTCCGGGACTTCCCGGATGCTGGTCTCAGGGGAAAACCCGCGAAGAGGCGGTTTTTAATATAAAGGACGCTATCGCACTTTATATTGAGGTCGCGAGGGAACTTGCAGGCAGTGAAGCCGAAATGATCGAGGTGGCTATTGCCTAA
- a CDS encoding UvrB/UvrC motif-containing protein, with translation MEKCYICKDNPGEVRCVIIVKGEKIIQYLCQDCARKAGIAEQAKFNRKAKNSSIKFKAEKQDIFCSNCKLSFSQFLRTGLFGCPQCYSAFERFIADILKGIHSATYHKGRGPGKERTFDLVQLKWKLSEAVIEENFEKAAELRDEIFKLQKDSN, from the coding sequence ATGGAGAAGTGCTACATATGTAAGGATAATCCGGGTGAGGTGCGATGTGTTATCATTGTTAAAGGCGAAAAAATAATCCAGTATTTATGTCAGGATTGCGCTCGAAAGGCAGGCATTGCCGAACAAGCTAAATTCAATCGAAAAGCCAAAAATTCCTCGATAAAATTTAAAGCCGAAAAGCAGGATATATTCTGCTCAAACTGTAAACTCAGCTTCTCACAGTTCCTCAGAACCGGCCTCTTTGGCTGTCCACAATGCTACTCCGCATTCGAGAGATTCATTGCTGACATACTAAAGGGAATACATTCGGCAACATACCACAAAGGAAGAGGCCCCGGCAAAGAAAGAACATTCGATCTCGTGCAACTCAAATGGAAACTCTCTGAGGCTGTTATTGAAGAGAATTTTGAGAAAGCCGCTGAACTCAGGGACGAAATTTTCAAGTTGCAGAAGGATAGCAATTGA
- a CDS encoding glycosyltransferase family 2 protein, with product MFRDKKIAVVIPAYNEERLIAKTIETLPDFVDKIIVVDDKSKDKTAEIVERIVNGDERVILLKHEKNRGNGTARATGFKKCLELDIDIVVTLDGDNQMDPDDMAALLDPIVDGRADFTKGNRLVTGEAWKKIPHIRYLGNSALTFMTKIASGYWQVTDSQCGYTAATIKVYKTIPLDKIYSDYGVFNDLLVTLNIFNFRVMDVPVAPIYGIGEKSGMKLRKVLFYMPFLMLKLFIRRMVQKYIIRDFHPLIFFYAFGGFLFLLDIPLIVRLLYYWIITTHIPKINALAILFCTFMGMQSILFAMLFDMEANRELKG from the coding sequence ATGTTCCGCGATAAAAAAATAGCAGTTGTGATTCCCGCGTATAACGAGGAAAGGCTCATAGCTAAGACTATCGAGACCTTGCCGGATTTCGTCGATAAGATAATCGTCGTCGACGACAAAAGCAAAGACAAGACGGCGGAAATCGTCGAGCGAATAGTGAATGGCGACGAGCGAGTTATCCTGCTTAAACACGAGAAGAACCGGGGCAACGGCACCGCGAGAGCGACAGGATTTAAAAAATGTCTCGAACTCGACATCGATATCGTTGTTACGTTGGACGGCGATAACCAGATGGACCCGGACGACATGGCGGCTCTTCTCGATCCGATCGTCGATGGTCGTGCCGATTTCACAAAGGGCAACCGCCTCGTCACCGGCGAGGCATGGAAGAAGATCCCGCACATTAGGTATCTCGGCAATTCCGCATTAACTTTTATGACCAAGATCGCCAGCGGATATTGGCAGGTTACAGATTCGCAATGCGGATATACCGCCGCGACAATCAAAGTCTATAAAACTATTCCGTTGGATAAAATTTATTCCGATTACGGTGTTTTCAACGATTTACTCGTTACGTTGAATATCTTTAATTTTCGCGTTATGGATGTGCCGGTTGCGCCGATTTACGGCATCGGCGAGAAAAGCGGAATGAAACTGCGTAAGGTGCTTTTCTATATGCCTTTTCTCATGCTTAAACTTTTCATTCGCAGAATGGTGCAGAAATATATCATCCGGGATTTCCACCCGCTGATCTTCTTTTATGCCTTCGGGGGATTCCTGTTTCTGCTGGATATCCCGCTTATCGTGCGCCTTCTTTATTATTGGATAATTACGACGCACATCCCGAAGATTAACGCGCTCGCGATACTCTTCTGCACATTCATGGGGATGCAGTCGATCCTTTTTGCCATGCTGTTCGACATGGAAGCCAACCGGGAATTGAAAGGGTAA
- a CDS encoding type II toxin-antitoxin system RelE/ParE family toxin, with product MRKLKGQFEGSFRLRMGKYRIIYRIIEREKTVEVIMIIHRGKGY from the coding sequence ATCCGCAAACTCAAGGGGCAATTTGAAGGTTCGTTTCGACTTAGAATGGGTAAATACAGGATCATTTATCGGATAATCGAAAGAGAAAAAACCGTCGAGGTTATTATGATAATCCACCGAGGCAAAGGATATTAA
- a CDS encoding glycosyltransferase family 39 protein, with product MPKMENGTKITGILDKFSRPQFIFLIALITIPLCYFIFNPQPSLIDDNFHYMNLAQQLYSGEGYTSPYSIEAIPETHVAPGFPFILSLIMRFAGNGKPIIALKLFNNICYLLAIIFLALVFDKHLKVNRWVSFFFSIFMVFNVEISRYASMVTTEAPFLLFSILTIFLFLEYAQEKKFLYFLFASLSTVAALYIRIPGAPLAVISFIWLIWRKDYKKAVLYAVIVGALVGIWVFPLLFSGEFRYMSQLGRGGLDTSKYGRFGSFTSRYFHHLFSYIFKYIPSLFIPHHLVFLHRGSEISIFSWLGLILGIPFTAFTVWGTVRTFRDKKNNLVTLYAVLYYLIYSVFGSHGTRYASYAFPFIFYIAILGFWAFLEWAKLKRAWRLVIATVLLGLMVFLEGFPAFLSDTKLTSVTRAYYKQHGSEYTELGQLYRYKQELSVLKMHKAFRWCAKNLPEGDVILASQYRTAHFLTDHHVVVPLHVQKYFKVGFRGFIADKSIAEIDSLGEWVLDNKATYIVFDPIYNISSYFIAPMMSRYQECFEEIYRTEQPKTMIFSVDTTCLRSSISKGNQKYVDYYKSLYKAKVAKKEKQIDSLLALRVNIDEESEIANICRTHSYLIDMKNQEEAQMFFEGALVLFPDDPDLWMNRGIDLNQAGMNDMSIIALEKAKALGADEADCYNNIATAYANLKDYDNSRENFEMAAKLEPNDPLIFRNLFSVMVYQGDLQSAEKLINEQLARTDVDSSFVEQIRAMQTQYQNWKANKPTR from the coding sequence ATGCCGAAAATGGAAAATGGAACAAAAATAACGGGCATTTTAGACAAATTCTCACGTCCACAATTTATTTTTCTCATTGCACTTATCACTATTCCGCTATGTTATTTCATTTTCAATCCTCAACCGAGCCTTATAGATGATAATTTCCACTATATGAATCTTGCCCAGCAGTTGTATTCGGGGGAAGGTTATACAAGCCCTTATTCCATAGAAGCTATACCTGAAACCCATGTTGCGCCGGGATTTCCATTTATTCTATCTCTGATAATGAGGTTTGCTGGTAATGGTAAACCGATTATTGCCTTAAAGTTATTCAATAATATTTGTTATTTACTTGCGATTATTTTCTTGGCATTGGTTTTTGATAAACATCTCAAAGTCAATCGATGGGTGTCGTTTTTTTTCTCGATATTTATGGTCTTCAATGTCGAGATATCCAGATATGCTTCTATGGTTACGACTGAAGCTCCCTTTCTGCTTTTTTCAATTCTAACGATATTTTTATTCCTCGAGTATGCTCAGGAAAAGAAATTCTTGTATTTTCTTTTTGCGAGTCTCTCGACGGTTGCTGCTTTATATATAAGGATTCCGGGAGCACCACTGGCTGTAATATCCTTTATTTGGTTAATTTGGCGCAAGGATTATAAAAAAGCCGTTCTCTACGCAGTGATAGTGGGTGCGCTCGTTGGGATTTGGGTTTTTCCATTGCTTTTCTCAGGTGAGTTTAGGTATATGTCTCAACTCGGCAGGGGAGGGCTCGACACCTCTAAGTATGGAAGATTCGGTTCCTTCACATCGAGATATTTCCACCATTTATTTTCATACATATTCAAATACATTCCGTCGCTTTTTATTCCTCACCATCTGGTTTTTCTTCACCGAGGGTCCGAAATCAGCATATTCAGTTGGCTTGGCTTGATTCTTGGTATTCCGTTCACCGCATTTACTGTTTGGGGAACAGTAAGAACCTTCAGGGATAAGAAGAACAACCTCGTGACGCTTTACGCGGTTTTGTATTACCTAATTTATTCTGTTTTTGGTTCTCATGGCACTCGATATGCCAGTTATGCATTCCCATTTATATTTTATATCGCGATTTTGGGCTTTTGGGCTTTTCTGGAATGGGCGAAATTGAAAAGAGCTTGGAGGTTAGTAATTGCTACAGTCCTTTTGGGATTGATGGTTTTTTTAGAGGGCTTTCCTGCTTTCCTTTCAGATACCAAACTTACATCGGTTACACGGGCTTATTATAAACAGCATGGGTCAGAATACACCGAACTGGGACAACTATACAGGTATAAGCAAGAGTTATCAGTTTTGAAGATGCACAAAGCGTTTCGATGGTGTGCTAAGAATCTCCCCGAAGGCGATGTTATACTCGCTTCTCAATATAGAACTGCTCATTTTCTAACCGATCATCATGTTGTTGTGCCATTGCATGTGCAGAAATATTTTAAAGTAGGTTTCCGTGGTTTCATTGCCGATAAGAGTATAGCGGAAATAGATTCACTTGGAGAATGGGTTCTTGATAACAAGGCTACATATATTGTATTCGATCCAATATACAATATTTCCAGTTATTTTATAGCTCCCATGATGAGTCGTTATCAAGAATGCTTCGAAGAGATTTATAGGACGGAACAGCCTAAAACTATGATATTTTCTGTTGATACTACCTGTCTTAGGTCCTCGATTTCAAAGGGGAATCAGAAATACGTCGATTATTACAAGAGCCTATATAAAGCCAAGGTGGCTAAGAAAGAAAAGCAAATAGATTCCTTACTTGCATTGCGTGTCAATATCGATGAAGAAAGCGAAATTGCGAATATATGCCGAACTCATAGCTATTTGATCGACATGAAAAACCAAGAGGAAGCCCAAATGTTTTTCGAAGGGGCCCTTGTTCTTTTCCCGGATGATCCGGATTTATGGATGAATCGGGGTATAGATCTTAATCAAGCGGGAATGAATGATATGTCGATAATTGCCCTTGAAAAAGCGAAAGCTCTTGGCGCTGACGAGGCGGATTGCTATAATAATATAGCTACAGCCTATGCAAATTTGAAGGATTATGATAATTCCCGCGAGAATTTTGAAATGGCGGCTAAGCTCGAACCCAATGATCCATTGATATTCCGAAATCTTTTCTCGGTTATGGTTTATCAAGGGGATCTTCAGTCTGCGGAAAAGCTTATTAACGAGCAACTTGCTCGAACCGATGTCGATTCATCCTTTGTTGAACAAATTAGGGCTATGCAGACACAATATCAAAACTGGAAAGCCAATAAACCAACAAGATAA
- a CDS encoding DUF86 domain-containing protein: MTKRNEVYFKDIIESIDIIKDYTKGKNINDFSNNQLLQDGVIRRLEIIGEAVKKIDPNLKKECPNIKWRQIAGMRDVLIHDYFGVNIKRVWNVIESDLDNLKNELLSIMKEI; the protein is encoded by the coding sequence ATGACGAAGCGAAACGAAGTATATTTCAAGGACATCATCGAGAGCATAGATATAATAAAAGACTATACTAAAGGTAAAAATATTAACGATTTTTCCAACAATCAACTTTTACAAGACGGCGTGATAAGACGCCTTGAAATAATCGGTGAGGCCGTTAAAAAAATCGACCCGAACCTGAAAAAAGAATGCCCGAATATCAAATGGCGGCAAATAGCCGGAATGAGAGATGTCCTGATTCACGATTATTTCGGGGTCAACATTAAACGAGTTTGGAATGTAATCGAGTCCGATCTCGATAACCTAAAAAACGAACTCCTATCGATTATGAAAGAAATTTAA